AGCACGACACGATGGGCGAGGTGCGGGTCCCGCGCTCGGCGCTCTACGCGGCGCAGACGCAGCGTGCGGTCGAGAACTTCCCGATCTCGGGAGCCGGCCTCGAGCCCGCGCAGATCGCCGCCCTGGCCCGGATCAAGAAGGCCGCGGCCCTCGCGAACGCCGAGCTCGGAGTCCTCGACGCCGACATCGCCGGTGCCATCGCGGACGCGGCCGACCTGATCGTCGCCGGCGGCTACGACGAGCACTTCCCGATCGACGTCTACCAGACCGGATCCGGGACCTCCTCGAACATGAACATGAACGAGGTGCTCAGCACGCTGGCCACCACCGCGCTCGGCCGCACCGTGCACCCGAACGACCACGTCAACGCCTCCCAGTCCTCCAACGACGTCTTCCCGACGTCGGTGCACGTGGCCGTCACCGGCGCGCTGATCGAGAGCCTCATCCCCTCGCTCGAGCACCTCGCCGAGGCGCTCGAGGCGAAGGCCGAGCTGTGGTCCGAGGCCGTGAAGTCGGGCCGCACCCACCTGATGGACGCCACTCCCGTGACGCTCGGACAGGAGTTCGGCGGCTACGCCATGCAGATCCGGCTCGGCATCGAGCGCGTCCGCTCGGCGCTCCCCCGTGTCGCGGAGGTCCCGCTCGGCGGCACGGCCGTCGGCACCGGCATCAACACGCCCGCCGGCTTCCCGCAGAAGGTCATCGCCCGCCTCGCGGAGGAGACGGGCCTGCCCGTCACCGAGGCGCGCAACCACTTCGAGGCGCAGGGCGCCCGCGACTCCCTGGTCGAGGCCTCCGGCGCGCTCCGCGTGCTGGCCGTCAGCCTCACCAAGATCAACAACGACCTGCGCTGGATGGGCTCCGGCCCCAACACCGGGCTGGGCGAGCTGCACATCCCCGACCTGCAGCCGGGCTCGTCGATCATGCCCGGCAAGGTCAACCCGGTCATTCCGGAGGCGGTCCTCATGGTCTGCGCCCGCGTCATCGGCAACGACGCCACCATCGCCTGGGCCGGCGCCTCGGGTGCCTTCGAGCTCAACGTCGCCATCCCGGTGATGGGTACGGCGCTGCTCGAGTCGATCCGCCTGCTGGCGACCTCGGCGACCCTCCTCGCCGACAAGACCGTCGTCGGCCTCGAGGCCAACCTCGAGCGTGCGCGCGCCCTCGCGGAGTCGTCGCCGTCGATCGTCACCCCGCTCAACAAGGTCATCGGCTACGAGGCCGCCGCCAAGGTCGCGAAGAACTCGGTCGCGAAGGGCATCACCGTCCGCGAATCGGTCGTCGACCTCGGTTTCGTCGAACGCGGCGAGGTGACGGAGGAGCAGCTGGACGCGGCCCTCGACGTCATGTCGATGACGCACCCGGGGTGAGTCGTCTGGTCCTGTCTGCGCGAGCGCAGACAGGACCGCGGTCGGCGGAGCGCATGGAGGATTCCGCAGAGCGTGGTGCGAACGGCTGGGCGCTCTGACCGCTGATCGATCAGCCCTCGCAGAGGGCGTATCGAGATCCCGCGGGATCACGACGCAGGGCGGCGGGACCAGCCGGGCGCGCGCTCGGGGCGCGGGCCCACCCCGACGAGGAGGGCGGGGAAGACCGCCAGGGCGGGCAGCGCGCGCAGGAGCACGACGAGCGGGCGCGGCGGGCCGGACAGGCGGCCGCTCAGCGCCGGCATGATCAGGCGCGCGTGCAGCACCCGCTGCAGCGCCTGGACCAGTGCGGCCGGAACAGCGCGGCGGTGCTGCACGCGGGCGAGCAGACCATCGCCTCCGCACTCGAAGACGCCCCTGCTCAGCGGGCCGGCGAGCAGTCGCGCGGTCGCGACCGCGTCCTGCACGGCGAGGTTGATGCCGACTCCTCCGACCGGGGACATCGCGTGCGCCGCGTCGCCGATGCAGAGCACCCCGGGTGCCGACCAGCGGCGGAGGCGGTCCAGCCGGACGTCGAGGTGCTTCACCTCCTCCATCGAGGCGATCGACTTCACATCACCCGCGACCTCGGGGAGCAGCGCCGCCGCCTCCGCTCGGAACGACTCGATCCCCCGACCGCGCACCCGGGCGTCGGTGCCCTTCGCTCCGAGCCGCGCGACCTGGAGGTAGCCCCTCCGCGGGATCGCGATCGCCACCCGTCCCGCCGCCAGGCGCGGCAGCAGCGACTCGCCCACGTCGCGCCGCGTCGGGATCCGATACCACCAGACGTCGAAGCCCACCGCGGCCTCGCGCGCCACGAGCCCGACCGACCGGCGCACGGCCGACCACCGTCCGTCGCACGCCACGGTGAGATCGGCGAGCAGCCGCCCCGGCCCCGACTCCGCCGTGTACTCCACGCCGACGACGCGATCGCCCTCACGGACGACCCCGGTCACCTCGTGCTCGGTCAGCAGGGTGAAGGACGGCTCGGTCGCGGCCTCCTCCGCCAGCAGGGCGAGCAGGTCCCACTGCGGCACCATCGCGATGAAGGGATGGCGCACTGGGAGCCGCGAGAAGTCCGCCACGACCATCGGCGCACCTCCGGTCGGCACGCTCACCCGCTGGATCCTCGAGTGAGGCAGCGCGTCGAAGCGGGGGAAGAGCCCGAGGTCGTCGAGCAGACCCAGCGTGGTCGGGTGCACCGTGTCGCCGCGGAAGTCGCGGAGGAAGTCGGCGTGCTTCTCGAGGACCGTCACCGCGACCCCGGCGCGGGCGAGGAGCAGCCCCAGCACGAGCCCGGCCGGCCCGGCCCCGACGATCGCACAGGTCGTCCGCGTCTCCCGAACCATCGGACCCTCCTCCCGCGACCGCCGACTTCCGGTCTAGCACCGCGTGCCCCGACGGGCCAGAGTCTCATCCGGCTGCGAGGACGATCCAGAACGCGGCGAGCTGGAAGGGGCCGAACGCGATCCGGGAGCGATCACCCGCGAGGACCAGGGGCAGCGCCCAGAGCCCCGCCAGCAGGAAGGCCAGGCCCGCTCCCGCGATCGTCTGCTCCGCGCCGAGCGGGAAGGCCAGCCCGACTCCGAGCTTGACGTCGCCCATCCCGAGCCCACCGGCCAGGTGCAGCGCACCGAGCCCCAGCGCCACCGCCGCGGCGACGGGCACCTGCTCGGGCTGCTGCACGATCCCGACGACCAGGATCGGCACGGTGAGCATGTTCGGCAGCAGGCGCCTCCGGACGTCCGCGAGCACGAGCGGCACCGTCAGCACCGCGATCACGAGCGCCGCCCCACCCGCCCCTCGGTGCCCGACGAGAACGACCAGGGCACCCGCGCCGAGCACGACGGCGACCGCATCGAGTGCCGCGCCCTGTCGCATCCGGCGACCCTAGACCGCCCCGGCCGCCCGCCGCCGGAGTTGTCCACAGCCTCAGTCCCGAGGAGGCAGAGGCCCCAGCCAGGCGTTCGCGAAGGTCGAGTGCGCCGACTCGTCGTCGGAGGGGTGGAAGAGCCCGGCGAGCACGTCGCGGTAGAGCCGCGACAGCTCCGAGCGGCGCGAGTAGGCCGAGCCTCCGGAGGCGCGCACCGCGCTCTCGACGATGCGCAGCGCCGCCTCCGTGGTGCGGATCTTGACGCCGACCAGCGACGGGAACCAGCGGGCGCCCCGGTCGACGAGCCCGTCGACATCGGCGGCGGCCGAGCGCAGCGGCGCCTCGAGTCCGTCGAGCAGGATCGCCGCATCGGCGATGCGCCAGCGGATGTCCGGATCCTCGGACAGCGGCCGCCCGCCCGCCTTGAGCGACGTGCGACGTCGCGCCGCCTCCACCGCGAGCGTCAGCGCCCGCTGCGCGATCCCGAGGTACACGGAGGCGATCAGCAGCTCGAAGTTCGCGAAGATCGCGAAGACGAGCGGGTCCGCGGAGGGGCCGACGGGCAGCGAGCGGAACATCCGCGCCGCGGGCACCTCCACACCGTCCAGCACCGTCGTCCGGCTCTGGGTGGCGCGCATGCCGAGCGTGTCCCAGTCGTCGTGGACCCGGAGACCCGCGACGGGTGACCCCGGTGTCTCGCGATCGATGAACCCGTGCACGAGGCGCGGCTCGGGCCCGCTGTCGTCGCGCCCGAAGACGCCCAACCGGGTCCAGGCCGGCGAGAGCGAGGTGAAGATCTTGGTGCCGGTGAAGCGGTGGGAGCCGTCGGGCTGCGGCTCGGCCCGCGTCAGCGAGTCGAAGAGGACGAGGTCGTTGCCCGCCTCGCTGTTGCCGAAGGCGAAGACGTGCCCGTCCGCCGCATCCCGCAGCACGTGCGTCAGCGAGTCGTCGCCCCGCTCGCGCAGGACGCGCGCCACGCCCGTCCAGACGAGGTGCATGTTGATCGCCAGGGCGGTCGCCGGCGCAGCGGTCGCCAGCCGGGTCTGCTCGGCCGCGACCTGCTCGAGGCCGAGTCCCGCGCCGCCGAGCTCCTCCGGCACGAACAGCGCCAGGTAGCCGATCGCCCGCAGCTCCTCCAGATCCTCGGCGAAGAAGACGTTGCGCTCGTCGTAGTCGGCCGCGCGGAGTCGGAAGCGCTCGAGGAGCGCGTCATCGAGGATGCTCACCGTCCCACGGTACGCCGCGCGGGGCACCACGGAGCTGCGGAGTCCCGGGGCACCGGACCCGATCACCTCGAGGGAGCCCCACCGTCGTCGCGGCGTCCCCGGGCTCAGGCGGACGACGAGACGACCGCGACTCCGATGACCACGGCGAGGAGGAGGGCTGTCGACCCGAACCCGACGAGCAGCGCGAACGTCGTCGGGCGGGTCTCGCGGAAGCTCATCGTCCCCGGGATCAGCTCGTCGACCTGCCTGGCGCTGAGCACCTCCCACGGAGGGGTCGTCCCGTCGGCGACGGAGGGAGAAGCGGCTTCCGCGCCCGTCGCCTGCCGACGACGATCGGGGCGGCGTCCGCCGGCCGAGGACGGGAGTCGCGGACCAGCGGCGCCGACCACCGCCTCGAGCGCGTCGATCTCCCACTCCGCACCACGGAGCCGGATCGAACGAGTCCGATCCGACAGGAACAGGATCAGCGAGGGAGGGAGGCGGACCGCCTCGCTGTTCGGACCGGGTGCCACCCATGCGAGAAGCGCCCTCAACGACGGGTCGGCGCGGTCGAAGGCGGTGACCCCTCCTCGAGCGTTCGTGTACTCGATGGTCTGAGGCGAGATCCGGAGGATCGCTGCGGAGTGGAATCGCCGGTTCCGGACCAGGAGGACACCGACGACGATCGCCGAGACGACCGCGGCGACGCCGAGGAGGCCCAGGTAGGCGAACAGCGCACCGCGTCTGTCGTCGGCCATCAGGACGCCCCCCGCCGCACCTGCCAGGAGGACCACGGCGGGGAGCACCGCGGCCGGCCTCAGACGCACCGACTCCTGCTTCTGCCGGGCCCTGGACGGCCGGAACTCCTGGAGGGGTCCGGGTACCGGGCGACCCGCGTCGCGAGACCCCATCAGACCGAGCACACAGGGCCGTCGGGGGTCCGGCCGGCTCCTTCGAGGACGTCGTCGGAGATGCCGCGCATGGGGCGATGCTACTGCCGACGGTCCCGTCCGCAGCGGGCGAGGGACCTCGGGAGGACCGCGGGGAGGATCCGGAGCGGATCACTCCCCGCGCGTCACGCCTACGCCAGCTCGTTCGACTCCAGCATCTCGGTGACGAGAGCCGCGATCGCCGAGCGCTCCGACCGCGTCAGCGTGACGTGCGCGAAGAGCGGGTGCCCCTTGAGCGTCTCGATGACGGAGGCGACGCCGTCGTGCCGCCCGACGCGCAGGTTGTCGCGCTGGGCGACGTCGTGCGTCAGCACCACGCGCGAGTTCTGGCCCACGCGCGAGAGCACGGTGAGGAGCACGTTCCGCTCGAGCGACTGCGCCTCGTCGACGATCACGAACGCGTCGTGGAGCGACCGCCCGCGGATGTGCGTCAGCGGCAGCACCTCGAGCATCCCGCGCTCGATCACCTCGTCGAGCACGTTCTGCGAGACGAGGGCCCCGAGGGTGTCGAAGACCGCCTGGGCCCAGGGGTTCATCTTCTCCGCCGCGTCGCCGGGCAGGAAGCCGAGGTCCTGGCCGCCGACCGCGTAGAGCGGGCGGAAGACCATGATCTTCTTGTGCTGGCGCTTCTCGAGCACGGCCTCGAGGCCGGCGCAGAGCGCCAGCGCCGACTTGCCGGTGCCGGCGCGGCCGCCCAGCGAGACGATGCCCACCTCCTGGTCGAGGAGCAGGTCGATCGCGAGCCGCTGCTCCGCCGAGCGCCCGTGCAGGCCGAACACGTCGCGGTCGCCGCGGACCAGCGTGATCTGGCGCTTGCCGGTCACGCGGGCGAGCGCCGAGCCGCGGTCGGAGTGGACGACGAGGCCGGTGTTGACCGGGATCTCGGCGACCTCGTCGGTGAACAGGCGCTCGCGATCGTAGAGCTCGCTCATCGCGTCTCCGGCCAGGGTGATGTCGTCCATCCCCGTCCAGCCCGACTCGGGGGCGAGCTCGGCCAGGTACTCCTCGGCAGCGATGCCGATGGAGGCGGCCTTCACGCGCA
The genomic region above belongs to Rathayibacter sp. VKM Ac-2759 and contains:
- a CDS encoding class II fumarate hydratase, with the translated sequence MVDNSPTDSDFRIEHDTMGEVRVPRSALYAAQTQRAVENFPISGAGLEPAQIAALARIKKAAALANAELGVLDADIAGAIADAADLIVAGGYDEHFPIDVYQTGSGTSSNMNMNEVLSTLATTALGRTVHPNDHVNASQSSNDVFPTSVHVAVTGALIESLIPSLEHLAEALEAKAELWSEAVKSGRTHLMDATPVTLGQEFGGYAMQIRLGIERVRSALPRVAEVPLGGTAVGTGINTPAGFPQKVIARLAEETGLPVTEARNHFEAQGARDSLVEASGALRVLAVSLTKINNDLRWMGSGPNTGLGELHIPDLQPGSSIMPGKVNPVIPEAVLMVCARVIGNDATIAWAGASGAFELNVAIPVMGTALLESIRLLATSATLLADKTVVGLEANLERARALAESSPSIVTPLNKVIGYEAAAKVAKNSVAKGITVRESVVDLGFVERGEVTEEQLDAALDVMSMTHPG
- a CDS encoding FAD-dependent oxidoreductase, which encodes MVRETRTTCAIVGAGPAGLVLGLLLARAGVAVTVLEKHADFLRDFRGDTVHPTTLGLLDDLGLFPRFDALPHSRIQRVSVPTGGAPMVVADFSRLPVRHPFIAMVPQWDLLALLAEEAATEPSFTLLTEHEVTGVVREGDRVVGVEYTAESGPGRLLADLTVACDGRWSAVRRSVGLVAREAAVGFDVWWYRIPTRRDVGESLLPRLAAGRVAIAIPRRGYLQVARLGAKGTDARVRGRGIESFRAEAAALLPEVAGDVKSIASMEEVKHLDVRLDRLRRWSAPGVLCIGDAAHAMSPVGGVGINLAVQDAVATARLLAGPLSRGVFECGGDGLLARVQHRRAVPAALVQALQRVLHARLIMPALSGRLSGPPRPLVVLLRALPALAVFPALLVGVGPRPERAPGWSRRPAS
- a CDS encoding prepilin peptidase, which produces MRQGAALDAVAVVLGAGALVVLVGHRGAGGAALVIAVLTVPLVLADVRRRLLPNMLTVPILVVGIVQQPEQVPVAAAVALGLGALHLAGGLGMGDVKLGVGLAFPLGAEQTIAGAGLAFLLAGLWALPLVLAGDRSRIAFGPFQLAAFWIVLAAG
- a CDS encoding acyl-CoA dehydrogenase family protein, with the protein product MSILDDALLERFRLRAADYDERNVFFAEDLEELRAIGYLALFVPEELGGAGLGLEQVAAEQTRLATAAPATALAINMHLVWTGVARVLRERGDDSLTHVLRDAADGHVFAFGNSEAGNDLVLFDSLTRAEPQPDGSHRFTGTKIFTSLSPAWTRLGVFGRDDSGPEPRLVHGFIDRETPGSPVAGLRVHDDWDTLGMRATQSRTTVLDGVEVPAARMFRSLPVGPSADPLVFAIFANFELLIASVYLGIAQRALTLAVEAARRRTSLKAGGRPLSEDPDIRWRIADAAILLDGLEAPLRSAAADVDGLVDRGARWFPSLVGVKIRTTEAALRIVESAVRASGGSAYSRRSELSRLYRDVLAGLFHPSDDESAHSTFANAWLGPLPPRD
- a CDS encoding PhoH family protein, which codes for MDPQTAAQGGLHRRAQRDSAAPTDQLQRTYVLDTSVLLSDPSSMFRFAEHAVVLPVVVISELEGKRNDPEIGYFARQALRHLDELRIKHERLDFPIAVGNGGTLRVELNHSNMSVLPSGLQLGDNDARILAVAMNLQTEGALVTVVSKDMPMRVKAASIGIAAEEYLAELAPESGWTGMDDITLAGDAMSELYDRERLFTDEVAEIPVNTGLVVHSDRGSALARVTGKRQITLVRGDRDVFGLHGRSAEQRLAIDLLLDQEVGIVSLGGRAGTGKSALALCAGLEAVLEKRQHKKIMVFRPLYAVGGQDLGFLPGDAAEKMNPWAQAVFDTLGALVSQNVLDEVIERGMLEVLPLTHIRGRSLHDAFVIVDEAQSLERNVLLTVLSRVGQNSRVVLTHDVAQRDNLRVGRHDGVASVIETLKGHPLFAHVTLTRSERSAIAALVTEMLESNELA